In Halobaculum rubrum, the following are encoded in one genomic region:
- a CDS encoding VOC family protein, which produces MNATAIDHFVLTVSDVSASCDFYESLGAEVVTFDDDRKAVRFGDQKINLHPTDGDVTPVAAEPTVGAGDFCLLTEASIETVEAELRERGIEIVEGPIERTGAVAPISSVYVRDPDGNLVEIATT; this is translated from the coding sequence ATGAACGCCACGGCGATCGACCACTTCGTGCTCACCGTCTCGGACGTGAGCGCGAGCTGTGACTTCTACGAGTCGCTGGGGGCGGAGGTCGTGACGTTCGACGACGACCGGAAGGCCGTCCGGTTCGGCGACCAGAAGATCAACCTCCACCCGACTGACGGGGACGTGACGCCGGTCGCGGCGGAGCCGACGGTCGGCGCGGGCGACTTCTGCCTGCTGACGGAGGCGTCGATCGAGACCGTCGAGGCCGAACTGCGCGAGCGCGGGATCGAGATCGTCGAGGGGCCGATCGAGCGAACCGGCGCGGTGGCGCCGATCTCGTCGGTGTACGTCCGCGACCCCGACGGCAACCTCGTCGAGATCGCGACGACGTAA
- a CDS encoding thiamine-phosphate synthase family protein yields the protein MRFIEEVVVDEFLPTVRAMLAEALRERDLTQREVADALGISQSAVSKYAHGDVATNDRVAADERVRETVERVAGGLASGDLSRVGALVELEVLIRRLEAGDLLAELHEASMPELAGADYDFAVHDPDSGLRDRERTLSSLRRGVRTLTATSGFAGLIPNVGSNLAECVPDAVDIDDVAAVPGRIFDVKGTARVPSDPEFGVSEHVAGVLLSARAAGVDARAAVNVRYDPDLVAALADAGVEAVEFEPSDHGETDAGAPDDPVRAAVAGRLGDRGTDDAKGGGDAAAELGDVFAVYQTGGVGVEPVLYVIGPDAPTVARAVRDLV from the coding sequence ATGAGATTCATCGAGGAGGTCGTCGTCGACGAGTTCCTCCCGACGGTCCGGGCGATGTTGGCGGAGGCGCTGCGCGAGCGCGACCTGACCCAGCGGGAGGTCGCGGACGCGCTCGGCATCAGCCAGTCGGCGGTGTCGAAGTACGCCCACGGCGACGTGGCGACGAACGACCGCGTCGCCGCCGACGAGCGCGTCCGCGAGACCGTCGAGCGCGTCGCCGGGGGGTTGGCGTCGGGCGATCTCAGCCGCGTCGGCGCGCTCGTCGAGCTGGAGGTGCTGATCAGGCGGCTGGAGGCCGGCGATCTCCTCGCGGAGCTGCACGAGGCGTCGATGCCGGAGCTGGCGGGTGCCGACTACGACTTCGCCGTCCACGACCCCGACAGCGGGCTGCGCGACCGCGAGCGGACGCTCTCCTCGCTGCGTCGCGGCGTCCGCACCCTCACCGCGACCTCCGGGTTCGCGGGACTCATCCCGAACGTCGGGTCGAACCTCGCGGAGTGCGTCCCCGACGCCGTCGACATCGACGACGTCGCCGCCGTCCCGGGTCGGATCTTCGACGTGAAGGGGACCGCACGCGTGCCGAGCGATCCCGAGTTCGGCGTCAGCGAGCACGTCGCGGGCGTCCTGCTGTCGGCGCGGGCGGCGGGCGTCGACGCCCGCGCCGCGGTGAACGTCCGGTACGACCCCGACCTGGTGGCGGCGCTAGCGGACGCCGGCGTCGAGGCCGTCGAGTTCGAGCCGAGCGATCACGGGGAGACCGACGCCGGCGCCCCTGACGATCCCGTCCGCGCGGCCGTGGCGGGCCGACTCGGCGACAGGGGGACCGACGACGCGAAGGGCGGCGGCGACGCGGCCGCCGAACTCGGCGACGTGTTCGCCGTCTACCAGACCGGCGGCGTCGGCGTCGAGCCGGTGTTGTACGTCATCGGTCCGGACGCCCCGACCGTCGCCCGGGCGGTTCGGGACCTCGTGTAG
- a CDS encoding prefoldin subunit beta, producing MQGNLPPEAQEKIEELQDLQEQAQQLAEQKQSTQTSLTEAQSALDAMDDIDEDSTMYREIGEILVETDYETAYDDLEEKVDTLGMRAERFDSQEEKVQQQFEELQEELQQMLQGGAGGGPAGMGPGGPGAGGA from the coding sequence ATGCAGGGTAATCTGCCGCCGGAAGCACAAGAGAAGATCGAGGAACTCCAGGACCTGCAAGAGCAGGCCCAGCAGCTCGCCGAGCAGAAGCAGTCCACGCAGACCTCGCTGACGGAGGCGCAGTCCGCGCTGGACGCGATGGACGACATCGACGAAGACTCGACGATGTACCGCGAGATCGGCGAGATCCTCGTCGAGACCGACTACGAGACCGCCTACGACGACCTCGAGGAGAAGGTCGACACGCTGGGAATGCGCGCCGAGCGCTTCGACTCCCAGGAGGAGAAGGTCCAACAGCAGTTCGAGGAGCTCCAGGAGGAGCTCCAGCAGATGCTGCAGGGCGGCGCGGGCGGCGGCCCGGCGGGCATGGGCCCCGGCGGCCCCGGCGCCGGCGGCGCGTAA
- a CDS encoding class I SAM-dependent methyltransferase — protein sequence MSPRFGLPEFATPRLSAPEFYTRLARAYDALARRGPFVATLRRALADALDPEPGATVVEFGCGTGANRPYIEERIGGGTYVGVDFAPGVLRVARERDRELGGTGDSRGAYVRGDATRPPLCADGVDACCGAFVVGMLPDPARTVREWGDLVGPGGRIALLDLARTTRPGWRALNPAFDLFVRAGSPPGTARSLARSPATVQDERVAAAHRALRETCADVEYRTLLGGFARVSAGTVASPSAVE from the coding sequence GTGTCCCCTCGATTCGGTCTCCCGGAGTTCGCGACGCCACGGCTGTCCGCCCCGGAGTTCTACACCCGTCTCGCCCGCGCGTACGACGCCCTCGCCAGGCGCGGACCGTTCGTCGCGACGCTCCGCCGGGCGCTCGCGGACGCGCTCGACCCCGAGCCGGGCGCGACCGTCGTCGAGTTCGGCTGCGGAACGGGCGCGAACCGACCGTACATCGAGGAGCGGATCGGGGGCGGGACGTACGTCGGCGTCGACTTCGCGCCCGGCGTGCTCCGCGTCGCTCGCGAGCGAGACCGGGAACTCGGAGGAACGGGCGACAGCCGCGGAGCGTACGTTCGTGGCGATGCCACCCGGCCCCCGCTGTGCGCCGACGGCGTCGACGCCTGCTGCGGCGCGTTCGTCGTGGGGATGCTCCCGGACCCGGCGAGGACGGTTCGCGAGTGGGGTGACCTCGTCGGCCCGGGCGGGCGGATCGCCCTGTTAGATCTGGCGCGCACGACGCGACCCGGCTGGCGGGCGCTGAACCCGGCGTTCGATCTGTTCGTCCGCGCCGGGTCGCCGCCCGGAACCGCGCGGTCGCTGGCGCGGTCGCCGGCGACCGTGCAGGACGAGCGCGTCGCCGCGGCCCATCGGGCCCTCCGGGAGACCTGCGCGGACGTCGAGTACCGGACGCTCCTGGGCGGGTTCGCGCGGGTGAGCGCCGGAACCGTCGCGTCTCCGAGCGCCGTTGAGTAG
- a CDS encoding DUF2103 domain-containing protein — protein sequence MNCRRCGSSLRKPGDYCLGCDTANCESVVIDFGVDRATLAMLGFEPEHPPDDFDPESLVIGETTITTVPDDGERTASVQLRNFAGRVADEVRRKRPETVYAAGERGPLREARAQLHYEFYRVPDDDPVGAVLARRGEPALEVIDAPPEAKIGGSHSTLIGKRTGMKAILAAAEHPHVKKVIPGPIDAGGSGSRTGLRAKVTRADEHGNVRLLLRDGSSVQENRVVTTAGDRETGERVRADLNEVLEESGFGEGGDR from the coding sequence ATGAACTGTCGGCGGTGCGGCTCGTCCCTCCGCAAGCCCGGGGACTACTGTCTCGGGTGCGACACCGCCAACTGTGAGAGCGTCGTGATCGACTTCGGGGTCGACCGCGCGACGCTCGCGATGCTCGGCTTCGAACCCGAGCACCCGCCCGACGACTTCGACCCGGAATCGCTGGTCATCGGCGAGACGACCATCACGACCGTCCCCGACGACGGCGAGCGCACCGCGTCGGTGCAGCTTCGGAACTTCGCCGGCCGCGTCGCCGACGAGGTGCGTCGCAAGCGACCGGAGACGGTGTACGCCGCCGGCGAGCGCGGCCCGCTCCGCGAGGCCCGCGCGCAACTGCACTACGAGTTCTACCGCGTCCCCGACGACGACCCCGTCGGCGCCGTGCTCGCCCGTCGCGGGGAACCGGCGCTGGAGGTGATCGACGCCCCGCCGGAGGCGAAGATCGGCGGCTCGCACTCGACACTTATCGGCAAGCGGACGGGGATGAAAGCGATCCTCGCGGCCGCCGAGCACCCGCACGTCAAGAAGGTGATCCCGGGCCCCATCGACGCCGGCGGCTCCGGGTCGCGAACGGGTCTGCGCGCGAAGGTGACGCGAGCCGACGAACACGGGAACGTCCGACTCCTCTTGCGCGACGGGTCGAGCGTTCAGGAGAACCGCGTCGTCACGACCGCCGGCGACCGCGAGACGGGCGAGCGCGTCCGCGCGGACCTGAACGAAGTGCTGGAGGAGTCGGGGTTCGGGGAGGGCGGCGATCGATAG
- a CDS encoding DNA-directed RNA polymerase subunit P, protein MSYKCSRCKRDVELDEYGGVRCPYCGHRVLLKERAPDVKEIDVS, encoded by the coding sequence ATGAGCTACAAGTGTTCCCGGTGCAAGCGCGACGTCGAGCTCGACGAGTACGGCGGCGTGCGCTGCCCGTACTGCGGCCACCGCGTGCTCCTCAAGGAGCGCGCGCCCGACGTGAAGGAAATCGACGTCAGCTGA
- a CDS encoding YIP1 family protein, with protein sequence MADPRTPLLRPDSYFERHDGSPPFAHAAAAVAVVTIATAGGLAVFLGEFAAALDVPITVDNPAYPGDVFCEDSALEDTPSGCGEPETVERELGALVAEELSWLPPATVVLVPLFWLVQGGVLHAASALADGEGAFADTLAVAGWGMVPSLARLFGVGALVIYRLRTAAPSESPEGAIDALRAAIGGVEAIGVLAAVAVALWAGVIRTYGLADARDHSIGTAATIVGVLTVLGLVFELF encoded by the coding sequence ATGGCAGATCCCCGCACGCCCCTCCTCCGCCCGGACAGCTACTTCGAACGCCACGACGGCTCCCCGCCGTTCGCCCACGCGGCCGCCGCCGTCGCGGTCGTCACGATCGCCACCGCGGGCGGGCTGGCCGTCTTCCTCGGCGAGTTCGCCGCCGCGCTCGACGTCCCGATCACCGTCGACAACCCGGCGTACCCCGGCGACGTGTTCTGCGAGGACTCCGCCCTCGAGGACACGCCCTCGGGGTGTGGCGAGCCCGAGACCGTCGAGCGCGAGCTCGGCGCGCTCGTCGCCGAGGAGCTCTCGTGGCTCCCGCCGGCGACCGTGGTGCTCGTCCCGCTGTTCTGGCTCGTGCAGGGCGGCGTCCTCCACGCCGCGAGCGCGCTCGCCGACGGCGAGGGCGCGTTCGCCGACACGCTCGCGGTCGCCGGCTGGGGGATGGTGCCGAGCCTGGCGCGGCTTTTCGGCGTCGGTGCGCTGGTGATCTACCGCCTCCGGACGGCCGCCCCCTCGGAATCGCCCGAGGGCGCGATCGACGCCCTCCGGGCGGCCATCGGCGGCGTCGAGGCGATCGGGGTGCTCGCGGCCGTCGCGGTCGCCCTCTGGGCGGGCGTGATCCGGACCTACGGGCTGGCGGACGCTCGTGACCACTCGATCGGGACGGCCGCGACGATCGTCGGCGTCCTCACTGTACTGGGGCTGGTGTTCGAGCTGTTTTGA
- a CDS encoding archaellin/type IV pilin N-terminal domain-containing protein encodes MFEFITDEEERGQVGIGTLIVFIAMVLVAAIAAGVLINTAGFLQSKSQETGQQSSKQVSNRLQEVATVGNVNSEQIDIVNVTVTQAPGAGEIDVHNATVTWIGPSGTYQLVANSSGTYDSLAAGIQGEEFGYEPVKDADDSSNVLNDADDRLNLVFDVSTFASNLDEGEEVTIKVNTMAGATTEIRFTVPESLGNKEAVEL; translated from the coding sequence ATGTTCGAATTCATCACGGACGAGGAGGAGCGCGGGCAGGTGGGTATCGGGACGCTCATCGTGTTCATCGCGATGGTGCTGGTGGCGGCGATCGCCGCCGGCGTCCTCATCAACACCGCCGGCTTCCTCCAGAGCAAGTCGCAGGAAACGGGTCAACAGAGCAGCAAGCAGGTCAGCAATCGGCTTCAGGAGGTCGCCACCGTCGGAAACGTCAACAGTGAACAGATCGATATCGTCAACGTGACCGTGACGCAGGCGCCCGGCGCCGGCGAGATCGACGTTCACAACGCAACGGTCACGTGGATCGGCCCCAGCGGAACCTACCAGTTGGTCGCGAACAGCTCCGGAACGTATGATTCGCTGGCAGCCGGTATTCAGGGTGAGGAGTTCGGCTACGAGCCGGTCAAGGACGCCGACGACAGTTCGAACGTCCTGAACGACGCGGACGACCGCCTCAACCTCGTGTTCGACGTTAGCACGTTCGCCAGTAACCTCGACGAGGGCGAGGAGGTCACGATCAAGGTCAACACGATGGCCGGCGCGACCACGGAGATCCGCTTCACGGTGCCCGAGTCGCTCGGGAACAAGGAAGCCGTCGAGCTGTAA
- the dcd gene encoding dCTP deaminase, with translation MILSDTDILARLGEGDLVIDPLDDVDTQVQPASVDLRLGSQFLEFRRTNIPCIHPNDVREVDEYVEETHVPEGEDFILHPGDFVLGTTKETVAIPDDIVAHVEGRSSLGRLAIVVHATAGLCDPGYRGQITLELSNLGNAPVALSPGMRISQLTFTELRTPADRPYGEERGSKYQNQSGPQASRIGDDPEFAADPPADGEGGPLDGAGESER, from the coding sequence ATGATACTCTCGGACACCGATATCCTCGCCCGGTTGGGGGAGGGCGACCTCGTGATCGACCCGCTCGACGACGTCGACACGCAGGTCCAGCCCGCGAGCGTCGACCTCCGGCTCGGCTCGCAGTTCCTGGAGTTCCGCCGGACGAACATCCCCTGTATCCATCCGAATGACGTCCGTGAGGTCGACGAGTACGTCGAGGAGACCCACGTCCCCGAGGGGGAGGACTTCATCCTCCACCCCGGCGACTTCGTGCTCGGAACGACCAAGGAGACGGTCGCCATCCCCGACGACATCGTCGCCCACGTCGAGGGGCGCTCCTCGCTGGGCCGGCTCGCGATCGTCGTTCACGCGACTGCCGGGCTCTGTGACCCGGGCTACCGGGGACAGATCACCCTGGAACTGTCGAACCTCGGCAACGCGCCGGTCGCCCTCTCGCCGGGAATGCGCATCTCACAGCTCACGTTCACCGAGCTGCGGACGCCCGCAGACCGCCCCTACGGCGAGGAACGCGGCTCGAAGTACCAGAACCAGTCCGGCCCGCAGGCGTCCCGTATCGGCGACGACCCCGAGTTCGCGGCCGATCCACCCGCCGACGGGGAGGGCGGCCCCCTCGACGGCGCCGGGGAGTCCGAGCGATGA
- a CDS encoding HVO_0649 family zinc finger protein yields MPTGRNVQSGPCSAVPHGSPTAGATALDAYRDRLRETPTCPECGYVDDGADWRTAYHERRLVYRHDCPRCAAVDTRVIRFDGAR; encoded by the coding sequence TTGCCAACTGGTAGGAACGTTCAATCAGGTCCGTGTAGTGCGGTACCACATGGCAGCCCGACGGCCGGCGCGACCGCGCTCGACGCGTACCGCGATCGCCTCCGCGAGACACCTACCTGCCCGGAGTGTGGGTACGTCGACGACGGTGCCGACTGGAGGACCGCGTACCACGAACGCCGCCTCGTCTACCGGCACGACTGCCCCCGCTGTGCGGCAGTCGACACGCGTGTGATCCGGTTCGACGGCGCGAGGTAG
- a CDS encoding bacterio-opsin activator domain-containing protein: protein MLIAEFTLSTPVLRDALAAAPEVTADLERTVEGDTTRIEFFARGDDLTRFEDALGNDDSVEDVRVLGEGPDFRFYRATLAPETTQRTASHVFADTGARPVSASGDHTGWDFRVQFPDREALATYRDSCRERNVSFTLHALYERADPRADADEFGLAGDQGTV, encoded by the coding sequence ATGCTCATCGCCGAATTCACGCTGTCGACCCCAGTCCTCCGCGACGCGCTCGCGGCCGCCCCCGAGGTGACAGCCGACCTCGAGCGGACGGTCGAGGGAGACACCACGCGCATCGAGTTCTTCGCCCGCGGCGACGACCTGACCCGCTTCGAGGACGCCCTCGGCAACGACGACTCCGTCGAGGACGTTCGCGTGCTCGGCGAGGGACCGGACTTCCGATTCTACCGGGCGACGCTCGCCCCCGAGACGACACAGCGGACCGCCTCCCACGTGTTCGCCGACACCGGCGCCCGTCCGGTGTCCGCGAGCGGCGACCACACCGGGTGGGACTTCCGCGTGCAGTTCCCCGACCGCGAGGCGCTGGCGACGTACCGCGACAGCTGCCGCGAGCGCAACGTCTCGTTCACCCTCCACGCGCTGTACGAGCGCGCCGACCCGCGCGCGGATGCCGACGAGTTCGGCCTCGCCGGCGATCAGGGCACCGTCTGA
- the truD gene encoding tRNA pseudouridine(13) synthase TruD produces MREAHPRERATGVDYYVSDADGIGGRLRVAPEDFRVRERERMDPEPLDAHAGSYPFLLLRATLRRWDTNDFASALSNAMGASRERVSWAGTKDKHAVTTQLFTVRDAEPEAIPDLEGAEIDVLGRVGRDLSFGDLAGNEFAIRVRETGGDPAPITRDLRAFAAGVDREDTDEVAAADDADAVEVAVPNYFGHQRFGSHRPITHEVGLAAIRDDWRGAVLAYCGNPYDTEPGDSQRAREVVEDQADADSPDWSAALDAMPGRLRYERSMLHRLDEGADWREALEAVPSNLQRLFVNAAQSYVFNRILSERLRRGLPFTRPVAGDVVAFVERDVPFPKPDMDRLQRATEGRVDTLARHCERGRAFVTAPLVGTETELADGEPGEIEREVLRELDVDPGDFELPGEFASSGTRRAVALPTDLTVSEEEGDPVFEFALPSGSYATAVLREYMKCDPERL; encoded by the coding sequence ATGCGGGAAGCGCACCCCCGCGAGCGAGCCACCGGCGTGGATTACTACGTCAGCGACGCCGACGGCATCGGCGGTCGCCTCCGCGTCGCTCCCGAGGACTTCCGGGTCCGCGAGCGCGAGCGGATGGACCCCGAACCGCTCGACGCGCACGCGGGGTCGTATCCATTCCTCCTCCTGCGCGCGACCCTCCGACGCTGGGACACCAACGACTTCGCGAGCGCGCTGTCGAACGCGATGGGGGCCAGCCGCGAGCGCGTCTCGTGGGCCGGCACGAAGGACAAACACGCCGTCACGACCCAGCTGTTCACGGTTCGCGACGCCGAGCCCGAGGCGATCCCGGACCTCGAGGGCGCCGAGATCGATGTTCTCGGCCGCGTCGGGCGTGACCTCTCCTTCGGCGACCTCGCGGGCAACGAGTTCGCGATCCGCGTGCGCGAGACCGGCGGCGACCCCGCGCCGATCACCCGGGACCTGCGGGCGTTCGCCGCCGGCGTCGATCGCGAGGATACCGACGAGGTCGCTGCGGCGGACGATGCCGACGCGGTCGAGGTCGCCGTTCCCAACTACTTCGGGCACCAGCGCTTCGGGAGCCATCGACCGATCACCCACGAGGTCGGCCTCGCGGCGATCCGCGACGACTGGCGCGGCGCGGTACTCGCGTACTGCGGGAATCCCTACGACACCGAACCCGGGGACTCCCAGCGCGCCCGCGAGGTCGTTGAGGACCAAGCCGACGCGGACAGTCCCGACTGGAGCGCCGCCCTCGACGCGATGCCGGGTCGCCTGCGATACGAGCGCTCGATGCTCCACCGGCTCGACGAGGGCGCCGACTGGCGCGAGGCGCTGGAGGCGGTCCCGTCGAACCTCCAGCGGCTGTTCGTCAACGCCGCGCAGTCGTACGTGTTCAACCGGATTCTCAGCGAGCGCCTGCGCCGCGGGCTGCCGTTCACCCGGCCCGTCGCGGGCGACGTGGTCGCGTTCGTCGAGCGCGACGTGCCGTTCCCGAAGCCCGACATGGACCGGCTCCAGCGCGCGACGGAGGGGCGCGTCGACACCCTCGCGCGCCACTGCGAGCGCGGCCGGGCGTTCGTCACCGCGCCGCTCGTGGGAACCGAGACGGAGCTCGCGGACGGCGAGCCGGGCGAGATCGAACGCGAGGTTCTTCGAGAGCTGGATGTCGACCCGGGCGACTTCGAACTGCCCGGCGAGTTCGCCTCCAGCGGTACCCGCCGGGCGGTGGCGCTCCCGACCGATCTGACGGTCTCCGAGGAGGAGGGGGACCCGGTGTTCGAGTTCGCGCTGCCGTCCGGCTCGTACGCGACGGCGGTGCTTCGGGAGTACATGAAGTGTGATCCGGAGCGGCTGTAG
- a CDS encoding DUF3194 domain-containing protein produces MSDDRPEPTDEEVVETASEAAEGVVLERYRQSELRDFDVTVSFEDGVLDVDVYVNPPADAESDADEVAEEAVHAARDAVDELFGVA; encoded by the coding sequence GTGAGCGACGACCGCCCCGAGCCGACCGACGAGGAGGTCGTCGAGACCGCCTCCGAGGCGGCCGAAGGGGTCGTGCTCGAGCGGTATCGGCAGTCCGAACTCCGCGACTTCGACGTGACCGTCTCGTTCGAGGACGGCGTGCTCGACGTGGACGTGTACGTCAACCCGCCGGCCGACGCCGAATCGGACGCGGACGAGGTGGCCGAGGAGGCCGTTCACGCCGCCCGCGACGCCGTCGACGAGCTGTTCGGCGTCGCGTAA
- a CDS encoding 50S ribosomal protein L37ae: MAEQTKARKTGSAGRFGARYGRVARKRVSEIEDEMQNATVDGDSVKRLGTGVWVNEETGETFTGGAYRPETPGGRSVRRSIRAALEEESDDE, encoded by the coding sequence ATGGCTGAACAGACGAAGGCGCGGAAGACCGGCAGCGCCGGACGCTTCGGCGCGCGATACGGGCGCGTCGCACGCAAGCGTGTGTCGGAGATCGAAGACGAGATGCAGAACGCGACGGTCGACGGCGACTCGGTCAAGCGCCTCGGCACCGGCGTGTGGGTCAACGAGGAGACCGGCGAGACGTTCACCGGCGGCGCCTACCGGCCGGAAACGCCCGGCGGCCGCTCGGTCCGCCGCAGCATCCGCGCCGCGCTCGAAGAAGAGAGCGACGACGAGTAA
- the pth2 gene encoding peptidyl-tRNA hydrolase Pth2, protein MKQAIVVRTDLGMGTGKLAAQVAHASLSAYEDTGSKTRKAWKGEGQKKVVLKAAGESQIFELADRAEREGLPNAVVRDAGHTQLDPGTVTTLAVGPGEESIVDKVTGDLSLY, encoded by the coding sequence ATGAAGCAGGCCATCGTCGTCCGCACCGATCTGGGGATGGGGACGGGGAAGCTGGCCGCGCAGGTCGCGCACGCGTCGCTGTCGGCGTACGAGGACACCGGCTCGAAAACTCGCAAGGCGTGGAAGGGCGAGGGGCAAAAGAAGGTCGTCCTCAAGGCCGCCGGCGAGTCGCAGATCTTCGAGCTGGCCGACCGCGCCGAGCGCGAGGGGCTCCCGAACGCGGTCGTTCGCGACGCCGGGCACACCCAACTCGATCCCGGAACCGTCACGACGCTTGCGGTCGGCCCGGGCGAGGAGTCGATCGTCGACAAGGTGACCGGCGACCTCTCGCTGTACTGA
- a CDS encoding KEOPS complex subunit Pcc1 has protein sequence MSDAFDHRAVLRFPYPDERRARVVHEAIGVEVGGIDDDRSTAAVDRAGDTVEVTVRARDLVALRAGVNTWTRLVETAEAVAAPADR, from the coding sequence GTGTCCGACGCGTTCGACCACCGCGCGGTTCTGCGCTTTCCGTACCCCGACGAGCGACGCGCTCGGGTCGTTCACGAGGCGATCGGCGTCGAGGTCGGCGGGATCGACGACGACCGGTCGACGGCCGCCGTCGACCGCGCGGGCGACACTGTCGAGGTGACCGTTCGCGCGCGCGACCTCGTCGCGCTCCGGGCGGGCGTCAACACCTGGACTCGGCTCGTCGAGACGGCCGAAGCGGTGGCGGCGCCGGCGGATCGGTAG
- a CDS encoding glutathione S-transferase family protein produces the protein MSDATNMLVDGEWRTGVRRDTGDSGEFERSETSFRDWIDGSVPEPGADPVDNPEFPAEPDRYHVYICRACPWAHRVALTRSLKGLEDAISLSLTQPERYDDGWEFSDEQPDSLYGADYLREIYQRADDEYTGRVTVPVLWDKEAETIVNNESEEIMRMLDTAFDDLGNGVDLWPAGYREAVDDRIADIYPRINNGVYRAGFASTQAAYDEAVGELFEALDEYDDLLADRRYLVGDRLTEADVSMFATLVRFDHVYHTHFRCNRRGIHEYEHLWEYTKDLYQTPGVAETVNMDHITRHYYGSHESLNPKRLVPTGPDIDFTEPHDRDDLPGGPPTELTMDATTE, from the coding sequence ATGAGCGACGCGACCAACATGCTCGTCGACGGCGAGTGGCGGACCGGCGTCCGGCGGGACACCGGCGACTCCGGCGAGTTCGAGCGAAGCGAGACGAGCTTCCGCGACTGGATCGACGGCTCGGTGCCCGAACCCGGGGCCGACCCCGTCGACAACCCGGAGTTCCCGGCCGAGCCGGATCGGTACCACGTGTACATCTGTCGGGCGTGCCCGTGGGCCCACCGCGTCGCGCTGACGCGCTCGCTGAAGGGGCTGGAGGATGCCATCTCGCTCTCGCTGACGCAGCCCGAGCGCTACGACGACGGGTGGGAGTTCTCCGACGAACAGCCCGACTCCCTCTACGGCGCCGACTACCTCCGCGAGATCTACCAACGCGCGGACGACGAGTACACCGGACGCGTGACGGTGCCGGTACTCTGGGACAAGGAGGCGGAGACCATCGTCAACAACGAGAGCGAAGAGATCATGCGGATGCTCGACACCGCCTTCGACGACCTCGGTAACGGGGTCGACCTGTGGCCGGCGGGCTACCGAGAGGCGGTCGACGACCGGATCGCCGACATCTACCCGCGCATCAACAACGGCGTCTACCGTGCCGGCTTCGCGAGCACGCAGGCGGCGTACGACGAGGCGGTCGGGGAGTTGTTCGAGGCGCTCGACGAGTACGACGACCTGCTGGCCGACCGGCGGTACCTCGTCGGCGATCGGCTCACCGAGGCGGACGTGTCGATGTTCGCCACGCTCGTGCGGTTCGACCACGTGTACCACACTCACTTCCGGTGCAACCGCCGTGGGATCCACGAGTACGAGCACCTCTGGGAGTACACGAAGGACCTCTACCAGACGCCCGGCGTCGCGGAGACGGTGAACATGGACCACATCACCCGCCACTACTACGGCTCACACGAGAGTCTGAATCCCAAGCGGCTGGTCCCGACGGGACCGGACATCGACTTCACCGAGCCGCACGACCGCGACGACCTCCCCGGTGGGCCCCCGACGGAACTGACGATGGACGCGACGACCGAGTAG